In the genome of Pelobacter seleniigenes DSM 18267, one region contains:
- a CDS encoding tripartite tricarboxylate transporter substrate binding protein: protein MKKTMKFVFLMVLIATFALPMAPKAEAAWPSDQPITMIVAYSPGGSTDVAARMAAIYIEKYLGQSVVVLNKPGAGGEIGFTALAEAQPDGYTVGFINTPNVLTIPMQRNTRYKLESFIPVAQLMDDPDSFLVKSDSPLNNLQDLVAYVKEKKGKVSYGTTGIGSDDHIAAELFAQAAGVTMKHIPFNGAGASRTALLGGHVDVGVINVSEGKEFVSTGQVKILGQMSEKRTALFPDTPTFKEQGFDIIMASIRGIAMPAGTPNEIVKKFAEAVEKAINDPEFQKKCEEANLPLRYLGPEDFLKALQANQNDFRHLWETNPWVKQ from the coding sequence ATGAAAAAAACAATGAAGTTCGTTTTCCTGATGGTCTTGATAGCGACTTTTGCATTGCCGATGGCGCCTAAGGCAGAGGCCGCCTGGCCGAGTGATCAGCCAATCACCATGATTGTTGCCTATTCCCCGGGGGGATCGACCGATGTTGCTGCACGCATGGCAGCAATATATATCGAAAAGTATCTTGGCCAGTCTGTTGTTGTTCTGAATAAACCGGGGGCCGGTGGAGAAATCGGGTTTACCGCACTGGCTGAAGCACAACCTGACGGCTATACCGTTGGATTCATTAATACTCCCAACGTTCTCACCATCCCAATGCAAAGAAACACCCGCTATAAGCTGGAATCTTTCATTCCCGTGGCTCAGTTGATGGATGATCCGGATTCCTTTTTGGTCAAAAGTGACAGTCCTCTGAATAACCTGCAGGACTTGGTTGCTTACGTTAAGGAAAAAAAAGGCAAAGTCAGCTATGGCACAACCGGAATCGGATCTGACGACCATATCGCGGCTGAACTCTTTGCTCAGGCGGCTGGTGTTACCATGAAACATATTCCTTTCAACGGTGCTGGTGCTTCAAGAACGGCACTGCTTGGTGGTCACGTCGATGTCGGTGTCATCAACGTTAGCGAAGGTAAGGAATTTGTTTCGACCGGACAGGTCAAAATTCTTGGCCAAATGTCAGAAAAAAGAACGGCTCTTTTTCCAGACACTCCGACTTTCAAGGAGCAAGGATTTGACATCATCATGGCATCGATAAGAGGGATTGCCATGCCTGCCGGCACCCCTAATGAAATCGTGAAAAAGTTTGCAGAAGCCGTGGAAAAAGCAATTAATGATCCGGAATTTCAGAAAAAATGCGAGGAGGCAAATCTGCCTCTGCGTTATTTGGGACCCGAAGACTTCCTGAAAGCTCTCCAGGCCAACCAGAATGATTTTCGCCATCTGTGGGAAACCAACCCCTGGGTGAAGCAGTAA